CAAAAGAAATCCGAAAAGACAACCACCAGGGCGCGCTGGCGGATCTTCTCTGAAAAATCGTGCAGCGCCGACACCAGCGCGGTCTCGCCGCCGACCGGCACCGTTTCGACCATGTCGAAAATGGTTTGCAGATGCGTCGGGTTGCGCTTGGGCGGCACATCCTGGACCACCTCTTTGCCCACGCACATCAGCCCGGCGGCGTCGCCTTGCTGGATCAGCATGTAGGCGAGGCTGCAAATCAGGCGGCGGGCGTAATCAATCTTGGCGTCGCCCGCGCTCTTGAAGCGCATGGAGTTGCTGCAATCCAGCACGAGGTAACAGCGCAGATTGGTGTCCGCCTCGTATTCCTTCATGTAGAAGCGGTCGGTGCGGGCATAGACGCGCCAATCGAGCCGGCGGATGTCATCCCCCGGCACATACTTGCGGTATTCGGCAAACTCCACGCTGGAGCCGCGATGCGGGCTCTTGTGCAGCCCCGCCACGGTGCCCACCATGGGCAGACGCGTCCCCAGCGGCTGTTGCATCAGCCGGGCCACGACCTTCGGGTCCAGGAAGCGTCTTTCCTTGTTAGTCGCCTGCACGGGATTCGCTTACTTCTTGCCGCCTTGCGCGCATTCCGCCCAGAGCCGCGTGATGATTTCCTCGCTGGTCACGCCTTCGGACTGCGCCTGGAAATTGGTCAGGATACGGTGCATGAGCACGGGCTGCGCCAC
The nucleotide sequence above comes from Verrucomicrobiota bacterium. Encoded proteins:
- a CDS encoding DUF58 domain-containing protein codes for the protein MQATNKERRFLDPKVVARLMQQPLGTRLPMVGTVAGLHKSPHRGSSVEFAEYRKYVPGDDIRRLDWRVYARTDRFYMKEYEADTNLRCYLVLDCSNSMRFKSAGDAKIDYARRLICSLAYMLIQQGDAAGLMCVGKEVVQDVPPKRNPTHLQTIFDMVETVPVGGETALVSALHDFSEKIRQRALVVVFSDFFCPVEPLLDCLQHLRFEKHDVALFHLMDPMEIDFPFDRPTRFVDLESPATLLAEPAIIRAQYQQQLKQHMTALREGCNRFAVELMSVVTDQSYEAVLREFLKGRAMKAK